One Streptococcus sp. DTU_2020_1001019_1_SI_AUS_MUR_006 DNA window includes the following coding sequences:
- a CDS encoding response regulator transcription factor has product MKHILVIEDEALIRDEIVILLEKAGYQVDKLTDFKDTSQQVLQYDTDLIVLDLNLPGETGFQICKNLKSKRSVPILVLTSREQLKDEIYALKLGADEYLTKPFKKERFLARIENILKRYEGRQNLLEKDNFLLDRNTYTLYINGHSILLPQNQGKLLETLLVATDSVVTKEELSMKLWNTTEFIDENALQVNIARLKKVMKQAGIALQVKSVRGIGYKLEEVSPDET; this is encoded by the coding sequence ATGAAGCATATTCTGGTTATTGAAGATGAAGCCTTGATTCGAGATGAAATTGTCATTTTGTTAGAGAAAGCGGGTTATCAAGTTGATAAGTTGACTGACTTCAAAGATACAAGCCAGCAAGTATTGCAATACGATACGGATTTAATCGTACTGGATTTGAATTTACCAGGAGAAACAGGGTTTCAAATTTGTAAAAATCTCAAGTCCAAACGCTCTGTGCCCATATTGGTTCTCACCTCCCGTGAACAACTAAAAGATGAAATTTACGCCCTAAAATTAGGGGCTGACGAGTACTTAACAAAACCTTTCAAGAAAGAAAGATTCTTGGCTCGTATAGAAAACATCTTGAAACGCTATGAAGGTAGACAAAATTTGCTTGAAAAAGATAATTTCCTGCTGGATAGAAATACCTATACTCTTTATATCAACGGACATTCGATTTTACTCCCTCAAAATCAAGGGAAATTGTTAGAAACCTTATTAGTGGCAACTGATTCAGTCGTCACAAAAGAAGAACTAAGTATGAAACTGTGGAATACAACTGAGTTCATCGATGAAAATGCCCTACAAGTAAACATTGCAAGGCTGAAAAAGGTGATGAAACAGGCTGGCATTGCTCTTCAAGTCAAGTCCGTCAGAGGTATTGGTTACAAGCTAGAAGAGGTAAGTCCAGATGAAACATAA
- a CDS encoding IS110 family transposase, which produces MRVVFGIDVSKASSEVAILVNGEKVHGYTIPNDAIGFNRLLGDLKTVHEPEIIFEATGVYSRRLQAFFEDNSYAYTRLNPLESKKQLDSLRVRKTDKIDAEKLAASQFILNRKPSYVQEALYQELRDLSRFYQNLTEDIVCAKNRLHKVLQVTFPELENILSAPTGEQYWNLVMTFPCNSFVLESDDATLTAIIRQSTAKRISEKRVTYLVDKLTKLANQSYCAVKKTSPVIEEVKYYAGELLRLSEHRQGVLEEMVTLAQSLPEYEILLSIPGIAETTATSIIGELGDIRRFHSANQINAFIGIDLRHYESGNFLAKEHITKRGNPYARKILFKCIHNIASASHTNPCHIADFYEKRKRQSQVTSTKPHTIASIHRLIRTMYYLITHNKLYDYTSTQNR; this is translated from the coding sequence ATGCGAGTAGTTTTTGGGATTGACGTGAGTAAAGCAAGCTCAGAAGTGGCCATCTTGGTCAATGGAGAAAAAGTACATGGCTATACCATTCCCAATGATGCCATCGGATTTAATCGACTACTTGGGGACTTGAAGACTGTTCACGAGCCAGAGATTATCTTCGAGGCGACTGGTGTCTATTCTCGTCGTCTTCAGGCCTTCTTTGAGGATAATAGTTACGCTTATACACGGCTCAATCCCTTAGAATCCAAAAAACAACTAGATAGCTTACGAGTACGTAAAACCGATAAGATTGACGCTGAAAAACTAGCTGCGTCTCAGTTCATCCTCAATCGTAAACCAAGCTATGTCCAAGAAGCGCTTTATCAAGAATTACGCGATCTCAGCCGTTTCTATCAGAATCTTACTGAGGATATCGTCTGCGCTAAAAACCGTCTGCACAAGGTTTTACAGGTCACTTTTCCTGAATTGGAAAACATCTTGTCGGCACCAACTGGGGAACAATATTGGAACTTGGTCATGACTTTTCCATGTAATAGTTTTGTACTGGAGTCAGATGACGCCACATTAACAGCTATCATCCGTCAGTCTACGGCAAAACGCATCTCTGAAAAACGTGTGACTTACTTAGTAGATAAGCTTACAAAACTAGCTAATCAGTCTTATTGTGCGGTTAAGAAAACCTCTCCAGTGATAGAAGAGGTCAAATACTATGCAGGGGAGTTACTTAGGCTTTCGGAACACAGACAAGGTGTTTTAGAGGAGATGGTAACATTAGCTCAATCTTTGCCAGAATACGAGATTCTTCTCTCTATTCCTGGAATAGCCGAAACCACAGCGACAAGTATTATTGGCGAACTTGGTGACATTCGTCGATTTCACTCTGCCAATCAAATCAATGCTTTTATAGGCATTGACCTCAGACACTATGAATCTGGAAATTTTCTAGCTAAGGAACATATCACTAAACGTGGGAATCCCTATGCCAGAAAGATTCTTTTTAAGTGCATTCATAACATAGCTTCAGCTAGCCACACCAATCCTTGTCATATCGCAGACTTCTATGAGAAACGGAAAAGACAATCGCAAGTGACTTCAACTAAACCACACACGATTGCCTCTATACATCGTCTCATTAGAACAATGTATTACCTCATAACGCATAACAAACTTTATGATTATACTTCTACCCAAAATCGGTAA
- a CDS encoding sensor histidine kinase has product MKHNLKYLASYLPWLLVLLAFDLFTAILLWLSDVRMFQALVLLYILATVLLFFILSFLLIRKERKKSAAYKSFIANPKIDTELELLNLSSASEKESIEKIADTLYQKQAQIGKLNSLLADYEDYVEKWAHEIKLPLSLLSLLLDNQSDQLPEDTAFKLDYVKNQIQGNVSQILFYYRVKSEKNDFLFEDLDLEECIQDLLENFDPLLKEKNFTIKLENIQGTCYTDQRSFEFILSQILANALKYSSEKPELKISMSSDKGRKTLIIRDNGCGVKACDLPHIFEKGFTGDSGETRKKSTGMGLYLVKQLADALKIDIVVKSEWMHGFEISLSIS; this is encoded by the coding sequence ATGAAACATAATCTAAAATATCTAGCTAGTTATCTGCCTTGGTTACTTGTTCTCTTAGCATTTGATCTATTTACAGCTATCCTGCTTTGGCTTTCAGATGTGAGAATGTTTCAAGCTCTCGTCCTTCTCTATATTTTAGCCACCGTCCTGCTTTTTTTCATCCTATCATTCTTACTTATAAGAAAAGAAAGAAAAAAATCCGCTGCTTATAAATCCTTCATAGCCAATCCTAAAATCGATACTGAGCTTGAATTATTGAATTTATCAAGTGCCTCAGAGAAAGAAAGCATTGAAAAAATAGCAGATACACTTTATCAAAAGCAGGCTCAAATAGGAAAGCTAAACTCATTACTAGCCGACTATGAGGACTATGTTGAAAAGTGGGCTCATGAAATCAAACTCCCTCTATCCCTTCTTTCCCTCCTTTTGGACAACCAAAGTGACCAGTTGCCTGAGGATACAGCTTTTAAGTTGGACTATGTAAAAAATCAAATCCAAGGAAATGTATCACAGATCTTATTCTATTATAGGGTGAAAAGTGAGAAAAATGATTTTCTATTTGAAGACCTTGACCTAGAAGAGTGTATCCAAGATCTTTTAGAGAACTTTGATCCCTTGCTCAAAGAAAAGAATTTTACGATTAAGTTAGAAAACATACAAGGAACCTGCTACACCGATCAACGCAGTTTTGAATTTATCCTGTCTCAAATACTAGCCAACGCCCTTAAATATAGCTCTGAAAAACCAGAACTCAAGATTTCTATGTCAAGTGACAAGGGGCGCAAAACCCTGATTATTAGGGATAATGGGTGTGGAGTTAAAGCTTGCGACCTCCCTCATATCTTTGAAAAAGGATTTACAGGTGATTCAGGAGAGACAAGGAAAAAATCAACAGGCATGGGTCTCTATCTTGTCAAACAATTAGCAGATGCTTTAAAAATCGACATCGTAGTAAAATCCGAATGGATGCATGGATTTGAAATCTCTCTTTCTATTTCGTAA